CCGGTGCATGCCCTGTGCGTAGCTCCTGTCGGCATGGAGGAAGGAACCTCATGCGAAGTGCCGGGCGAAGAAATTGCGCTGGTCGTCGGCGAGCGGGCACACTTTCGTTTTTTCAGCTCGACCCAGCGGATGGAAGACCGGCCAGGCGTCATACTGGAACAATGGTCCGAGGATGAACTCCAGGAAACCGACTCTCTCGAAACCGTTTTGCCCGCCAATACCGCCTCTGACGCGGGTTGGGTGCCGGTTCGCCTCGAAACGCGGTTGACGGAACTGGGCGTCCTTGAGATTTGGTGCGTCGAATCGGGCGGCAATCGCCGCTGGAAACTCGAATTCAGCGTTCGAGAGCCGGAGGGCGAAGAGGCGACGACCCCAACGGCACCGCCATGACGGTATCCGCCCGTTTCACGGTCGGAATCGACCTCGGGACCACCAATTGCGCGGTCGCCTACGTCGACCACCGCGAAGGCAGAAAAGTCCATGATTTCCGAATTGATCAGTGGGTCGCCCACGGCGTCCGCGAGCGGCGCGATCTGCTCCCCTCCTTCCTTTGCGCATTGTTGCCGCATGAGAGGACCCCGGAGGACGAGCGGTGGAACCCTCGCTGGCGCGCCGGCTACTTTGCCAGAGACATGGCCACAACCGCGGAAACACGGTGCATCCATTCGGCAAAATCCTGGCTCTGCCATCGGCTGGTCGACCGCGAGGCGCCAATCCTTCCCTGGCAGGCCGACCCGCAGGTGCAGAAAATTTCTCCTATCGAAGCGCAATCGATCCTGCTCTCTCACATGCGGACGGCATGGGACCTGGATCATCCGGATGCTCCTCTCTCGGAGCAGGAGGTGTATCTTACGGTTCCCGCCTCATTCGATGAATCCGCGCGGGAATATACCCTTGCCGCCGCGCGCCTCGCCGGCCTACCGGAGGTCCGTCTGCTCGAGGAACCCCAAGCAGCGTTTTATGCCTGGTTGGCCGAGCATGAAACCTCATGGGAACGAATCCTCCAACCGGGAGACCAGGTTTGGGTCTGCGACGTAGGAGGCGGCACAACGGATTTCACGCTGATCGAGGTGCGTCGTCGCTCGGACGGCACGCCAAGTCTGCACCGCACAGCCGTCGGAGAGCATCTGATCCTCGGCGGCGACAACCTGGACCTCGCCCTTGCCCTGCATTTGGAGCCGCGCTGGGGAGTCCGCCTGGATGCACGCCTGCTTCCCCCCGCCGTTGCGGTCTGCCGAAACGTGAAGGAGCTGTTCTTCTCCAATGACGCTCCCAATGAAATGGATGTGGCCCTTCCCGACCGCGGCGCGCGACTCGTCGGAGGATCCCGACGAACACGAGTGGAACGGGACGAAATTCGCGAATTCCTTTTGAACGGGTTTTTGCCAGTGGTCCCGCTGGACGCGACCGTTGCGCGGAGTGGCTCCGCTCTACAAGTGTTTGGCCTGCCCTACGCAAGAGATCCCGCCATTACACGGCACGCCGCGGATTTTCTGCGACAGCATTTGAAACGGGCTGAGGACGGTCGGCCCATTCCGCCTAGCGCGATCCTGTTCAACGGCGGATTTTTTATCTCCTCTCTGTTGCGTGAACGTTTCCTGCAAACGGTCAGCCAATGGTTCAGCTCGGCTGATTCGGCGTGGGTTCCGACTGTTTTGTCTTCATCGCGGCTTGACCTCGCAGTGGCCCGAGGCGCCGCATACTTTGGGCTCGTTCAACGAGGGTCTGGCGTACGAATTCACTCGACCCTAGGTCGCGCGTATTACCTCGCCCTCGGATCGGCCACTGGGATGGAATCTGAACGAGCCGTGTGTATTGCGCCTGCAGACCTGGAACCCAACCTCCGCATTCGGGTGGATTCGCTTCCCCTGCGGGCTCGGGTCAATGCGCCCGTCAGCTTTCAATTGGCTCACTCGCACAGCCGAGTCGGCGACCGGGCCGGTGACATCGTTCCCCTCGCTGACGAGGGCGTGGTGCTGACGGACTCCCTCCAGACGAAAATTACGACCTCGACCCGGGGAGCAGGCGATCTTCTTGACGTGGCCTTGAGCGCCGAATTGACCGAGATTGGGACCTTGGATGTTCGGATTCAGGCGCGCGGCGGACCCCAGCAGTGGCGGCTGACCTTCGATGCGCGGGAGAGCCGGCCCGCGAGCATGGGACAAACGCACCCCCGAAGTCTCGAAGCGATTGATGCTTCTCTGGTGGATCGGGTTCGTCGCGCCGCAGAGTCGTGGTTTGAACTCCCGCCAGCGGAAGCGGAGCAGAGCTCCATTTTTAAATCAGTCGAGGCCGCAGCCGGCCTAAAGCGCGAAGACTGGTCCGCCGCCCGATGCCGGGCATACTGGGATGCCTGCCGAGACTTGGAATCATTGCGGCGACGATCACCGGGGCATGAAGTCGGATGGCTGAACCTCGCGGGATATCTGATGCGTCCCGGCTACGGATTTCCGGGCGACGATGCGCGGGCACAACAACTGTGGAAAATCATGTCGAGCGGTCCGATTCACATCAATCGCGACACGGTTCGATGCGCGACCTGGATCTTCTGGCGGCGCCTCGCTGGAGGTCTTTCGCGCGGCCAGCAGACCGCACTCGCCGGACCCCTTGCTCGGGCCGTGCGTGAACTGGCCGCCGGTCGTACGCCGAACCATCCGCCTCTACGGCGCGGCGCTTATGAGACCACCGAGGTCATCCGACTCCTCGCCTCGCTTGAGCGGTGGACCGCCCAGGAGCGAGAGGCGCTCGCCGACCGACTGGCCGAGGTCGTCAGCGGCAGGGGAAAGTGGGTGGACCCCCGGGTCGCCCGCTGGGCCTTGGGACGCCTTGGCGCACGCGAACCTGCCTACGGACCCCTCAACGCCGTTCTATCAGCCGACAAGGCGGAACTATGGCTCCAAGCCCTAATGGAGGGCCTACCGCCAGATCGCCTCACAGATGATGACCTGTTCGCCATCGGGTCTATCGTCCGACGGACGGGTGACAGGATGCGAGACGTTTCAGAAACAGCCCGAACAGCGGCTCTCAATGCTTTGCGCAAAAGGGGCGCAGCCGAAGAGATGCTGGCCGCGTTTGAATCAGGATCGGAGTGGAACGATGCCGGGCGAAATGCCGAATTTGGCGAGGCCCTGCCGCCCGGGCTGATAATCTAGATCCGAAACTTCGCATCAGCCCAGAAAGGGGCTGAGCCGCGATTCGATTTCGTCGGCCAACGCGTTTGCCTGCTCGGCGCGCGGGGCTTCCACGGTGATCCGCAGGACCGGCTCCGTGTTCGATCGACGGACATGCGCCCATGCGTCTTCGAATTCGATAAAACAGCCGTCCAAAAAATTCATCGGCCGATGGGAATAGGCTCGGCGCAACTCCCGAAGCGCGACGGGAACCTGCTCCGAGCGGATCGTATTTTTGCGACGGACAACCACGTAGGCCGGCATTTCCGATCGAAGCTGGGACACGGTTTTGCCGGTCCTCGCCATGAGCTCAAGGACGATGGCCATGGCGGCAAAACTGTCGCGACAAGGATGGATGCGCGGAAGGATCACGCCCCCGTTGTGCTCGCCGCCGATGACCGCATTGCTTTCCAGCATGGCTCTTGCAACATGCGTCTCGCCGATTCGCGTCCTCGAAACGCTGCAGCCTGCCGCGCGGGCGACATCCTCCACGACTCGGCTCGCAGAAAGGTTGATGACCACGGGACCCCGCTCGTGCGCCTCGAGCACCTGCTTGCAAGCAAAGGCGAGAGTCAGATCCTCGCCGATCGGTTCGCCGCGCTCGTCGACAATCGCCAATCGGTCGCCATCCGGGTCCTGGGCAAATCCGATATCGCAACCCTCCCGAACGACGGCCTGCGAAAGCGCGGTCAGATGCTGGGGAAGAGGTTCGGGATTACGCTCAAAAACGCCGGTGGGGGCGTCGTGAAGCGGGACGACCGCGCATCCGAGCAGATTCTCAAGAAAAAATTTCGAGTAAAGGGCCCCAACGCCGTTGACGACATCGACCGCCACACGAAAGCGCCGGGCCCGAATCGAATCCCGGTCGACGTAATCAACGATACGCCCAAAGTGGGCCTCCATGGGATAAGGTTGATGTGCGACGCGCGCGATGTCGGCTTCCGCGACAAAAGGAAAATCCTGCTGGTGGTAAAGATCGAAGAGATGCTGGGCTTTCTCTTCGCCGAGGAACAGTCCGCGCCGGTCGATGAACTTCAACGCGTTCCATTCGGCGGGATTGTGGCTCGCGGTGATCATGATGCCTCCACGCGCGGCGAGGTGCCGCGTGAGGAAGAGAAGCGTCGGCGTTGGAACCACGCCCACCAAGACGGGTTTGCACCCCACGCTCTGAAGACCCGCGACTACAGCATATTCAATCATCAATCCGCTGGGCCGCGTATCGCGGCCGATAAGTACCGAGCCCCGACCCACGAACGCGCCAAAGGCCTGCGCGAAACCAACGGCAATCTGGGGCGTGAAGGATTCCCCAACGATACCGCGAACTCCGGATATGCCGACCTTGAGAAGCTCTCTCACGAAGCGGCCCCCTGTTCGATGACCCGGAGAGCGTCCTCCGCCCGCTGTTCGGCAATCGCGCGGGACCGCGACTCGGAAATCACGCGGACGACCTGTTCGGTATTGGACATGCGCACATGCAGCCATCCGTCCTCCCAGTCGAAGCGGACCCCGTCAGTCGTATCGATCGACTCCGGTGCAAATTCACCTGCGAGTCCGAGAAACTTTTCGAGCACCTGATACGCCACCATCGAGCGGCAGGGGACGGTCTTCTTGACCTGTTGGTATCGTGGTAGCGACTGCGCGAGCGCC
The genomic region above belongs to Kiritimatiellia bacterium and contains:
- a CDS encoding hsp70 family protein, giving the protein MTVSARFTVGIDLGTTNCAVAYVDHREGRKVHDFRIDQWVAHGVRERRDLLPSFLCALLPHERTPEDERWNPRWRAGYFARDMATTAETRCIHSAKSWLCHRLVDREAPILPWQADPQVQKISPIEAQSILLSHMRTAWDLDHPDAPLSEQEVYLTVPASFDESAREYTLAAARLAGLPEVRLLEEPQAAFYAWLAEHETSWERILQPGDQVWVCDVGGGTTDFTLIEVRRRSDGTPSLHRTAVGEHLILGGDNLDLALALHLEPRWGVRLDARLLPPAVAVCRNVKELFFSNDAPNEMDVALPDRGARLVGGSRRTRVERDEIREFLLNGFLPVVPLDATVARSGSALQVFGLPYARDPAITRHAADFLRQHLKRAEDGRPIPPSAILFNGGFFISSLLRERFLQTVSQWFSSADSAWVPTVLSSSRLDLAVARGAAYFGLVQRGSGVRIHSTLGRAYYLALGSATGMESERAVCIAPADLEPNLRIRVDSLPLRARVNAPVSFQLAHSHSRVGDRAGDIVPLADEGVVLTDSLQTKITTSTRGAGDLLDVALSAELTEIGTLDVRIQARGGPQQWRLTFDARESRPASMGQTHPRSLEAIDASLVDRVRRAAESWFELPPAEAEQSSIFKSVEAAAGLKREDWSAARCRAYWDACRDLESLRRRSPGHEVGWLNLAGYLMRPGYGFPGDDARAQQLWKIMSSGPIHINRDTVRCATWIFWRRLAGGLSRGQQTALAGPLARAVRELAAGRTPNHPPLRRGAYETTEVIRLLASLERWTAQEREALADRLAEVVSGRGKWVDPRVARWALGRLGAREPAYGPLNAVLSADKAELWLQALMEGLPPDRLTDDDLFAIGSIVRRTGDRMRDVSETARTAALNALRKRGAAEEMLAAFESGSEWNDAGRNAEFGEALPPGLII
- the glmM gene encoding phosphoglucosamine mutase, with product MRELLKVGISGVRGIVGESFTPQIAVGFAQAFGAFVGRGSVLIGRDTRPSGLMIEYAVVAGLQSVGCKPVLVGVVPTPTLLFLTRHLAARGGIMITASHNPAEWNALKFIDRRGLFLGEEKAQHLFDLYHQQDFPFVAEADIARVAHQPYPMEAHFGRIVDYVDRDSIRARRFRVAVDVVNGVGALYSKFFLENLLGCAVVPLHDAPTGVFERNPEPLPQHLTALSQAVVREGCDIGFAQDPDGDRLAIVDERGEPIGEDLTLAFACKQVLEAHERGPVVINLSASRVVEDVARAAGCSVSRTRIGETHVARAMLESNAVIGGEHNGGVILPRIHPCRDSFAAMAIVLELMARTGKTVSQLRSEMPAYVVVRRKNTIRSEQVPVALRELRRAYSHRPMNFLDGCFIEFEDAWAHVRRSNTEPVLRITVEAPRAEQANALADEIESRLSPFLG